From the Shewanella amazonensis SB2B genome, one window contains:
- the rlmC gene encoding 23S rRNA (uracil(747)-C(5))-methyltransferase RlmC, translating to MWEPNVSCDYFNRGLCQSCRLMSKPVTEQLLEKEARLTHLLGGLPVDERLAPVSGPEFGFRNKAKMVVMGAAHAPVLGIPGPDGQPVDLSHCPLYPQDMQALLLELTSFVRRAGIPPYRVDKAKGELKFILLTRSAVRGEFMLRFVLRSKDAIPRIERELPKLLADFPAIKVVSVNLQPVHMARLEGEEEIFLTQATRLDEVFNGVPLFIRPKSFFQTNPEVASRLYATAAKWVDELSPKSLWDLFCGVGGFGLHCANESLPVTGIEIEAEAIDCAKTSAAAMGLDNLSFAALDSTDFAMGQQAQEVPEVIIVNPPRRGIGEELCERLSAFGPRAIIYSSCNPETLAKDLALISGYRIARVQLFDMFPHSDHFEVLCLLLKEAACASAD from the coding sequence ATGTGGGAGCCGAACGTGAGCTGTGACTATTTCAACCGGGGACTCTGTCAGTCGTGTCGTCTGATGTCCAAGCCAGTGACTGAGCAGTTGCTGGAGAAAGAAGCCAGGCTCACCCACCTGCTGGGCGGTCTGCCGGTAGACGAACGTTTGGCTCCGGTATCCGGGCCCGAGTTTGGTTTTCGCAACAAAGCAAAAATGGTGGTGATGGGCGCGGCCCACGCCCCTGTGCTGGGTATTCCGGGTCCCGATGGTCAACCCGTGGACCTCAGCCATTGCCCCCTCTATCCACAAGACATGCAGGCGCTCTTGCTTGAGCTGACTTCCTTTGTGCGCCGTGCAGGTATTCCGCCTTACCGGGTCGATAAAGCCAAGGGCGAGCTTAAGTTTATTTTGCTGACCCGCAGCGCCGTGCGCGGTGAGTTTATGCTGCGATTTGTGCTTCGAAGCAAAGATGCCATTCCCCGTATCGAACGTGAACTGCCGAAACTCTTGGCCGATTTCCCGGCCATTAAGGTGGTCTCGGTGAACCTGCAACCGGTGCACATGGCAAGACTGGAAGGTGAAGAGGAAATCTTTCTTACCCAAGCCACCCGCCTCGATGAGGTATTCAACGGGGTGCCACTCTTTATCCGCCCCAAAAGCTTTTTCCAAACCAACCCTGAGGTGGCCTCGCGTCTATACGCCACAGCCGCCAAGTGGGTTGATGAATTAAGTCCAAAGAGCCTGTGGGATCTTTTTTGCGGTGTAGGCGGCTTTGGGTTGCACTGCGCCAATGAATCATTGCCGGTGACAGGCATTGAGATTGAAGCCGAAGCCATCGACTGCGCCAAAACCTCGGCAGCGGCCATGGGACTGGATAATCTGTCGTTTGCTGCGCTGGATTCCACCGACTTTGCCATGGGCCAGCAGGCACAGGAAGTACCCGAGGTCATCATAGTGAATCCACCGCGCCGGGGCATTGGTGAGGAACTGTGTGAGCGTTTGTCGGCCTTTGGGCCGAGAGCCATCATTTATTCCAGCTGTAATCCCGAGACGCTGGCTAAAGATCTGGCCCTGATCTCGGGCTATCGCATCGCCCGGGTACAGCTGTTCGACATGTTCCCCCACAGTGACCACTTTGAGGTGCTGTGTCTGCTGCTCAAGGAAGCGGCCTGCGCCAGCGCAGACTGA
- a CDS encoding sensor histidine kinase: MKPQLIRLFVLIIASCAFIVWSFNLIYSASDEAYGYSLDADALLKQGRLGFRELQPGSIAFAPELQTRLDSGEVISLTHQDGKEFYYLLLDNGHIREMGPVNPQAQHNQLNTLIPLLYASLALAILLLIGRVFKDLSLLQSQALSFGAHPKRIKIGIGHRSAIYPLAKSFETMTGQIVDFLELHRDLSRIMSHEIRTPLSRMRFVLELAKAQLSEKHSARLEEDINQIEALTKSYLSFARVEHQQPHQQREWVNAPEFINAVADNFAVYAPKYRVHCQVDCALSDDKVLIDPLSMDLASQNLIANALRFASGNIKLTLVAETRHWRLTVEDDGPGIQEPGKDLRQAFQRGSKQQSAGFGLGLYIVRKIAIWHQGKLTVENSAELGGASISLRWRRPLP; the protein is encoded by the coding sequence ATGAAGCCTCAGCTCATCCGGCTGTTTGTTCTTATCATTGCTTCCTGCGCCTTTATCGTTTGGTCCTTTAACCTTATTTACAGCGCGTCCGACGAGGCATATGGCTACAGTCTGGATGCCGACGCCCTGTTGAAACAGGGGCGTTTGGGGTTTCGCGAGCTGCAACCTGGCAGTATTGCCTTTGCCCCCGAGTTACAGACCCGTCTAGACAGTGGTGAAGTCATTTCCCTCACCCACCAGGATGGCAAAGAGTTTTATTACCTGCTTCTCGATAATGGCCACATCCGGGAAATGGGGCCCGTCAATCCCCAGGCGCAGCACAACCAGCTAAACACCCTGATCCCACTCCTTTACGCCTCGCTTGCGCTGGCGATATTGCTGCTGATCGGAAGGGTGTTCAAGGATTTGAGTCTGCTTCAGTCACAGGCACTGAGTTTTGGTGCGCACCCCAAGCGGATTAAAATCGGCATCGGGCACCGCTCGGCAATTTATCCCCTCGCCAAGAGCTTTGAGACCATGACAGGGCAAATCGTCGACTTTCTGGAGCTGCACCGGGATCTGTCGCGGATCATGTCCCACGAGATACGCACGCCCTTATCACGGATGCGGTTTGTTCTCGAGCTGGCCAAAGCACAATTGTCTGAAAAACACAGCGCCCGCCTGGAAGAGGACATCAATCAAATCGAGGCCCTGACCAAGAGCTACCTGTCGTTTGCACGGGTTGAGCACCAGCAGCCCCACCAACAGCGCGAATGGGTGAATGCGCCTGAATTTATCAATGCCGTGGCAGATAATTTTGCCGTGTATGCCCCCAAATACAGGGTGCACTGTCAGGTGGACTGCGCCCTCAGTGACGACAAGGTGTTGATTGACCCACTGAGTATGGATCTGGCCAGCCAAAACCTGATAGCCAACGCCCTGCGATTCGCCAGCGGTAATATTAAGCTGACGCTGGTCGCAGAGACCCGCCATTGGCGGCTAACCGTGGAAGATGATGGTCCGGGCATACAGGAGCCGGGCAAAGACTTGCGCCAGGCGTTTCAGCGGGGCAGTAAACAGCAAAGTGCCGGATTTGGCCTGGGCCTCTATATTGTCCGCAAAATTGCCATCTGGCATCAGGGCAAACTGACGGTGGAAAACTCGGCCGAACTTGGCGGTGCCTCCATCAGTCTGCGCTGGCGCAGGCCGCTTCCTTGA
- a CDS encoding response regulator transcription factor, translating to MGSAVKHKLLLIEDDLPLAELIVDFLEAEEFIVIHAESIEDAFTKSQGQNIELVLCDVMLPGQDGFSAFPTLSKKVPAPIIFMTALAAPEDEIFGLELGAADYISKPVVPNLLLARIRARLSRQPSPQSNSQIWEQDGLILHKAHQQLCFADQNYPLTTQETELLWVFVHHLEQVLSREFLFEQIIGREYDGLDRAMDLKISRLRRKLENIGIPGLAIRTVHGRGYLLSFATDEI from the coding sequence TTGGGATCTGCTGTAAAACACAAACTGCTGCTGATTGAAGACGACTTGCCCCTGGCAGAACTCATTGTGGATTTTCTCGAGGCCGAGGAGTTCATTGTTATCCATGCCGAGTCCATCGAAGACGCCTTTACCAAAAGCCAGGGCCAGAACATAGAATTGGTGCTCTGTGATGTGATGCTGCCCGGACAGGACGGCTTCAGCGCCTTTCCGACCTTGTCCAAAAAGGTTCCTGCACCCATTATTTTTATGACGGCACTGGCCGCACCGGAAGATGAAATCTTTGGTCTGGAGCTCGGTGCGGCCGACTATATCAGCAAGCCCGTGGTGCCCAACCTGCTGCTTGCGCGCATCCGCGCCCGACTCAGTCGTCAGCCATCCCCCCAAAGTAACAGCCAAATTTGGGAGCAGGATGGCCTCATCCTGCACAAGGCACATCAACAACTGTGCTTTGCAGATCAGAATTACCCGCTGACGACCCAGGAAACCGAACTCTTGTGGGTCTTTGTGCACCATTTGGAGCAGGTATTAAGCCGCGAATTCCTGTTTGAGCAAATCATAGGTCGCGAGTACGACGGCCTTGACCGGGCCATGGATCTGAAAATCTCCCGCCTGAGACGTAAGCTGGAAAACATCGGTATCCCGGGTCTGGCCATTCGTACCGTGCACGGCCGGGGTTATCTGCTGAGCTTTGCGACTGACGAGATATGA
- a CDS encoding DUF3019 domain-containing protein produces MSLLFLLSQLCIVPLAMADQLNVAPKACATSSEALPCRFSISVHYQTETEQNLCLWLKHEAQPRRCYTGMKELSEELSLALEKDATIEIRDMNSRVLLSTQVSVVLFQPPQKRKRRGLNWDLL; encoded by the coding sequence ATGTCACTGTTGTTCTTGCTGTCGCAGCTTTGCATAGTCCCCCTGGCCATGGCAGATCAGTTGAATGTTGCCCCCAAAGCCTGCGCCACCAGCAGTGAAGCACTTCCCTGCCGTTTCAGTATTTCGGTACATTACCAAACAGAGACAGAGCAGAATCTGTGTCTGTGGCTTAAACATGAAGCACAGCCCCGTCGCTGTTACACGGGGATGAAAGAGCTCAGTGAAGAACTCTCGCTGGCACTGGAGAAAGATGCCACCATCGAAATCCGGGACATGAATTCCCGTGTACTGCTCTCAACCCAGGTGTCGGTGGTCTTGTTTCAACCACCGCAAAAACGCAAACGCAGGGGGCTGAATTGGGATCTGCTGTAA
- a CDS encoding MipA/OmpV family protein: MKPLILFMLMLSLAFPVKAEELQTVTPGDWQVSLALGYGILENPRKKTEDITTYVLPSWYYYGEDFYVENFTLGYSLYETDWLSVDVQGQLNDDGIYFEYDGFGKLLLSDILGYKPNTGPIVRPGVEPPKLEPVERNLSYLGGLSATWYTPVFDLTTGVFYDVTGVHNGYEWQLSARKSFAWSWGAAGIEIGGVYKSADLVDYYYNVTQAESGARRPPKPLEAATNWHVKGVLNIPLSDSLNFILTVNHTRLGKAIRESALIERDDLFSGFAGVSYSF, translated from the coding sequence ATGAAACCCCTGATACTGTTTATGCTGATGCTGTCTCTGGCTTTCCCCGTGAAAGCTGAAGAGTTGCAAACAGTGACACCGGGAGACTGGCAGGTCTCGCTGGCCCTTGGCTATGGAATACTGGAAAACCCCCGCAAAAAAACCGAAGACATCACCACCTATGTGCTGCCAAGCTGGTATTACTACGGCGAAGACTTTTACGTTGAGAATTTCACCCTGGGATACAGCCTCTACGAAACCGACTGGTTGAGCGTGGACGTACAAGGGCAGTTAAACGATGACGGTATCTATTTTGAGTACGATGGATTTGGCAAGTTATTACTGTCGGATATCCTCGGCTACAAACCCAATACCGGTCCCATTGTTCGTCCGGGGGTTGAGCCACCCAAACTTGAGCCGGTAGAGCGCAATCTGTCTTATCTCGGCGGTCTGAGCGCGACCTGGTACACGCCTGTGTTCGACCTGACCACTGGTGTGTTTTACGACGTCACCGGTGTACACAACGGCTACGAATGGCAACTCAGTGCCAGAAAGTCCTTCGCCTGGTCTTGGGGCGCCGCAGGCATAGAGATTGGCGGCGTGTATAAGAGTGCCGATTTGGTGGACTACTACTACAATGTGACGCAAGCAGAGTCCGGCGCCAGACGCCCACCCAAGCCGCTTGAGGCGGCCACCAATTGGCACGTTAAAGGCGTGCTGAATATTCCCCTGAGCGACAGTCTGAACTTTATTCTCACTGTCAATCATACCCGCCTGGGTAAAGCCATTAGAGAGAGCGCTCTGATAGAAAGAGACGATCTTTTCTCGGGTTTTGCCGGCGTCAGCTACAGTTTCTAG
- a CDS encoding S8 family serine peptidase — protein MKLNLVTSAVVATLYGAGSMYAAASLNVNEQHKLEPLKLTTEQIAQLQSGSPVTEDSLGHGEGLNIQITPQSRRFEYEEGLSGEHVYIVTLRDKPLANSGVGIQARSAKGGKGKLFVAGKPVSNEVAAYRSKLLSKQNDVLAAASAVVGHREVRAQFTNAVNGFSMAMTRDEAKRMSEVAGVATVRRAKTYELLSDAGPELIQANKIWDGSVTQSVPYKGENVIVGIVDTGVNTDHASFADIGGDGYDHTNPWGAGNYVGDCAKEGFETLCNDKLIGVRSYPVITDNFTSGVFGDTRPAVGEDYQGHGSHVASTAAGNVLFDVPFSSPTPDAVSDGAIIKEGLFPRISGVAPHANIVSYQVCHPSNDVGEFRGCPGEALIAGIEDAISDGVDVINFSIGGQDSHPWSDDVELAFLAAREAGISVAAAAGNSGQPVGYKEYFGAIDHASPWLMNVAATTHDREVVIETKLTDPMGGNETPRWSEIVGGAINDTPVTGMVVQAKNFGDEYCGTPFPEGTFDLQDSGGNPVDVIVVCKRNSLSDPNGIARSAKADNIKAGGADGMIMYNYANNDPLVALAKYSVPSIHITKEEWDGRYDNGMAGYGLSDWLAKGTDHMLTIGSTRIERELNAENADWLAPFSSRGPSPSTPEALIPAVAAPGVDIYAAFADEHPFTAAPGSGDYAFLSGTSMASPHVAGAMALLKQAQPSWSATEIQSALAMTAENKVQYRRLNEATGDIELASTYRAGTGRINVANAVQAGLIMDETADNFRAADPLNGGTVHKLNTPQLVNFSCKPKCQWIRTVKATKDGSWSVTHDDVVNWAFDSRSQSVQNGVNIKVSPSEFTLAAGETQTIVIEASIMDTQDWFSNAEVELHSNLIFSETSGKAPEAHWPVVFKYDMNDMPARLAATAHRNEGNAVLKGIKLPEGDNIHGRIFAPVKADVQTLVLPKDDDNSFPWSSNADMSVPMDQRLDEATATVMIDVPANARRLIVESFGTTESPLEGNFDKGNLLVYVGKDYNGNGQADPFEELLCVSNHITYNNFCNINQPEEGQYWAVFYNPRKGSAQNNYHDFPEETFQYAATVVVDELANGLTVDVPVSNGKEPVDVQVNWAMPEMVEGDVYYSLIDFGTSVANAGNIGKSAFKLTRGKDDVSLNVPQTGAKEGDVIPFTFTVLPNDSGADRAFTISADVPADLSLSAEDVLTSSKAMVTDIKLENGKLTISGVQPDTSDLAPSYNITTNADDAMCRTPDFGNSNPGGYVNLEEFRIYPIFSGFAPVEYDANGRAIRGKDNDILTRNGIVLPIDLIFGGRYDSFHLYNNTENLNASQQNALDIHAHGIVSLWEGQPFFFPYHDIFPYNSFPYESIGMLWRGYGLAADATKAILATPLNNGFGDKSGISIASTQTGWAILEYDNARSYLPAGRDANRVYQWQEMDDRFDFELIFNVNTRFGDGEYEMMMAYDNLNFDGDGRGSIGLQGFRGGIYPYGPLEGYKGELVAFDNLDEKLENGLVICYDYQGPESSQFEVTAWTKVKPSAAGKTLAFNAVSQVEGMADIDISHEIAVPGNITMGAIADQSVNENTTLEGIEVRYADEQNSVNQITVTGEHITATVSGNSSGSTISITPEKDFHGEVEVTVTVSDLENPSDAASTSFMLTVVSDGVEPQPPVTTQPETPTSNSGGGSTGPLALMMLLALGLRRRFLSK, from the coding sequence TTGAAACTGAACCTCGTAACCAGTGCTGTGGTAGCGACCCTGTATGGGGCTGGCAGCATGTATGCGGCGGCCAGCTTGAACGTCAACGAGCAGCATAAACTCGAACCCCTGAAGCTGACTACTGAACAAATCGCTCAATTGCAGAGCGGCTCACCCGTTACCGAGGATAGCCTTGGTCACGGTGAAGGTCTGAATATCCAGATCACCCCGCAGTCCCGCCGCTTCGAGTACGAAGAAGGCCTCAGCGGTGAACATGTTTACATCGTTACCTTGCGCGACAAGCCGCTGGCCAACTCCGGTGTGGGTATCCAGGCTCGCAGTGCCAAGGGTGGCAAAGGCAAACTTTTTGTTGCCGGTAAGCCAGTGTCCAACGAAGTGGCTGCTTACCGTTCAAAACTGCTCAGCAAACAAAACGATGTATTGGCTGCGGCGTCCGCCGTTGTGGGACATCGCGAAGTGCGTGCCCAATTCACCAATGCCGTAAACGGTTTCTCCATGGCCATGACCCGGGACGAAGCCAAGCGTATGTCAGAGGTAGCCGGTGTTGCCACAGTGCGCCGCGCCAAGACTTACGAGCTGCTGTCCGATGCAGGTCCGGAGCTTATCCAGGCCAATAAGATTTGGGATGGCAGTGTTACCCAATCCGTACCTTACAAGGGTGAAAATGTGATTGTCGGTATCGTGGATACCGGTGTGAACACTGACCATGCCTCTTTTGCCGATATCGGTGGTGACGGTTACGATCACACCAACCCATGGGGCGCGGGCAACTACGTTGGTGACTGTGCCAAAGAAGGCTTCGAAACCCTCTGTAACGACAAGCTGATTGGTGTACGTTCTTACCCTGTTATTACCGACAACTTCACCAGTGGTGTGTTTGGTGATACCCGTCCAGCCGTGGGTGAAGATTACCAGGGCCACGGTTCACACGTGGCATCGACTGCGGCCGGTAACGTGCTCTTTGATGTGCCATTCTCATCGCCAACGCCTGATGCTGTCTCTGATGGTGCCATCATCAAGGAAGGCCTGTTCCCCCGTATCAGCGGTGTAGCACCGCACGCAAACATAGTGTCATACCAGGTATGTCACCCTTCCAACGACGTGGGTGAGTTCCGCGGTTGTCCGGGAGAGGCGCTGATCGCCGGTATCGAAGATGCCATCAGCGATGGTGTGGATGTGATTAACTTCTCCATTGGTGGTCAGGATTCTCACCCATGGAGCGACGATGTGGAGCTGGCCTTCCTGGCCGCCCGTGAGGCAGGCATTTCTGTGGCTGCTGCTGCTGGCAACTCAGGTCAGCCCGTTGGCTACAAAGAGTATTTTGGCGCCATCGACCATGCATCTCCCTGGCTGATGAACGTGGCTGCCACCACCCACGACCGTGAAGTGGTTATTGAGACCAAATTGACTGACCCCATGGGTGGCAACGAAACTCCCCGTTGGAGCGAAATCGTCGGCGGCGCCATCAACGACACGCCTGTGACAGGCATGGTGGTACAGGCCAAAAACTTTGGTGACGAATACTGCGGTACGCCATTCCCGGAAGGTACCTTTGACCTTCAGGATAGCGGCGGCAATCCGGTCGACGTGATTGTAGTTTGTAAGCGCAACAGCCTGAGCGATCCCAATGGTATCGCCCGTTCAGCCAAGGCCGATAACATCAAGGCCGGTGGCGCCGATGGCATGATCATGTACAACTATGCCAACAACGATCCTCTCGTTGCTTTGGCCAAGTACTCTGTGCCATCTATCCATATCACCAAAGAAGAGTGGGATGGTCGCTACGATAACGGCATGGCGGGTTATGGCCTGAGTGATTGGCTGGCCAAGGGCACAGACCACATGTTGACCATAGGCAGTACCCGCATTGAGCGTGAGTTGAACGCGGAAAATGCGGATTGGCTGGCGCCTTTCTCTTCCCGTGGCCCAAGCCCATCAACCCCTGAAGCGCTGATCCCGGCCGTTGCCGCGCCCGGCGTGGATATTTACGCCGCCTTTGCCGACGAGCATCCGTTTACAGCAGCCCCAGGCTCAGGTGACTATGCTTTCCTGAGCGGTACCTCCATGGCTTCTCCCCATGTAGCCGGTGCCATGGCGCTGCTCAAACAGGCTCAGCCTTCCTGGAGTGCCACTGAAATCCAGTCAGCCCTGGCCATGACCGCTGAAAACAAGGTGCAGTATCGCCGCCTCAACGAAGCGACCGGTGATATTGAACTGGCATCCACTTACCGTGCCGGTACCGGCCGTATCAACGTGGCCAACGCCGTGCAGGCCGGCCTCATCATGGATGAGACTGCCGATAACTTCCGCGCTGCCGACCCACTCAATGGCGGTACCGTTCACAAGCTGAACACCCCTCAGCTGGTGAACTTCAGCTGCAAGCCAAAGTGTCAGTGGATCCGTACTGTAAAAGCGACCAAAGATGGCAGCTGGTCTGTGACCCATGATGATGTGGTGAACTGGGCGTTTGATTCCCGCTCTCAGTCTGTTCAGAACGGCGTTAACATCAAGGTCAGCCCGAGTGAATTCACCCTGGCAGCCGGTGAAACCCAGACGATAGTGATTGAAGCGTCAATCATGGATACCCAGGACTGGTTCTCCAACGCCGAAGTGGAGCTGCACTCCAACCTGATCTTCTCCGAGACCAGCGGCAAGGCACCTGAGGCTCACTGGCCTGTGGTGTTCAAGTACGACATGAACGACATGCCTGCCCGTTTGGCTGCTACTGCGCACCGTAACGAAGGCAACGCCGTTCTCAAGGGCATTAAACTGCCCGAGGGTGACAACATCCATGGTCGTATCTTTGCGCCGGTGAAAGCCGATGTGCAGACCCTGGTACTGCCAAAGGATGACGACAACTCTTTCCCATGGAGCAGCAATGCCGACATGTCGGTGCCCATGGATCAGCGTTTGGATGAAGCCACTGCTACCGTGATGATTGACGTACCGGCCAATGCCCGTCGTCTGATCGTGGAGTCCTTTGGTACCACTGAATCACCACTGGAAGGCAACTTCGACAAGGGTAACCTGCTGGTGTACGTAGGTAAGGATTACAACGGCAATGGCCAGGCGGATCCGTTCGAGGAATTGCTGTGTGTGTCCAACCACATCACCTACAACAACTTCTGTAACATCAATCAGCCGGAAGAGGGCCAATACTGGGCTGTGTTCTACAACCCACGCAAAGGTTCTGCCCAGAACAACTACCATGATTTCCCGGAAGAAACCTTCCAGTATGCGGCGACCGTGGTCGTCGATGAGTTAGCCAATGGTTTGACCGTGGATGTACCAGTCAGTAATGGCAAGGAACCTGTGGATGTACAGGTTAACTGGGCTATGCCTGAAATGGTCGAAGGTGATGTGTACTACTCACTCATCGACTTTGGTACCTCAGTAGCCAATGCGGGCAACATAGGCAAATCTGCATTTAAACTGACCCGTGGTAAGGATGATGTCAGCCTGAACGTGCCCCAGACCGGTGCAAAAGAAGGTGATGTGATTCCGTTCACCTTTACCGTGCTGCCCAACGATTCGGGTGCTGACCGTGCCTTTACCATCAGCGCAGATGTACCTGCTGATCTGAGTCTGAGTGCCGAAGATGTGTTGACCTCGTCCAAAGCCATGGTGACCGATATCAAACTGGAAAACGGTAAGCTGACCATCAGCGGTGTTCAGCCCGATACCAGCGATTTGGCCCCTTCCTACAATATTACTACCAACGCTGACGATGCCATGTGCCGTACGCCGGACTTTGGCAACAGCAACCCCGGTGGTTATGTGAACCTGGAAGAGTTCCGCATCTACCCGATCTTCAGTGGCTTTGCCCCTGTGGAATACGATGCCAATGGCCGTGCCATCAGGGGTAAGGACAATGACATCCTGACCCGCAACGGTATTGTACTGCCTATCGATCTGATCTTCGGTGGCCGTTACGACAGTTTCCATCTGTACAACAACACCGAAAACCTGAATGCCAGTCAGCAAAACGCCCTGGATATCCATGCCCACGGCATAGTGTCTCTGTGGGAAGGTCAGCCCTTCTTCTTCCCATACCATGACATCTTCCCGTACAACAGCTTCCCCTATGAAAGTATCGGTATGCTGTGGCGCGGTTATGGCCTGGCAGCGGATGCAACCAAGGCCATTCTGGCCACCCCGCTGAATAATGGTTTCGGTGATAAATCCGGTATCAGTATCGCCAGCACCCAAACCGGTTGGGCCATTCTGGAGTACGACAATGCCCGCTCCTACCTGCCGGCAGGTCGCGATGCCAATCGTGTGTACCAGTGGCAGGAAATGGATGACAGGTTCGACTTCGAGCTGATCTTCAACGTCAATACCCGCTTCGGTGACGGCGAGTACGAGATGATGATGGCCTATGACAACCTTAACTTCGACGGTGATGGCCGTGGCTCCATCGGTCTGCAGGGCTTCCGTGGTGGTATTTACCCTTACGGTCCGCTGGAAGGTTATAAGGGCGAGCTTGTAGCCTTCGATAACCTGGATGAGAAACTCGAAAACGGTCTGGTGATCTGTTACGACTACCAGGGCCCTGAGTCCTCTCAGTTCGAAGTAACGGCATGGACCAAGGTCAAGCCAAGCGCAGCGGGTAAGACCCTGGCCTTCAACGCCGTAAGCCAGGTTGAAGGCATGGCCGATATCGACATCAGCCACGAGATCGCTGTACCCGGCAATATCACCATGGGTGCCATTGCCGACCAGAGCGTGAACGAAAACACCACGCTGGAAGGTATCGAAGTGCGCTATGCCGACGAGCAAAACAGCGTTAACCAGATTACCGTGACCGGTGAACACATCACCGCCACCGTATCCGGTAACAGCTCTGGCAGCACCATCAGTATCACGCCGGAAAAAGATTTCCATGGTGAAGTGGAAGTGACAGTGACTGTAAGTGATCTGGAAAACCCAAGTGATGCTGCTTCGACCAGCTTTATGCTGACCGTAGTATCTGATGGTGTTGAGCCACAGCCTCCAGTGACGACTCAGCCTGAAACGCCAACCAGCAACTCTGGTGGTGGCAGCACGGGTCCTCTGGCACTGATGATGTTGCTTGCTCTGGGTCTGCGCCGTCGCTTCCTGTCAAAGTAA
- the chrA gene encoding chromate efflux transporter, with product MWQIFVRFFMLGLTSFGGPAAHIGYFRHTFVNELNWVDEKRFGALVALSQFLPGPGSSQLGFAIGLTRGGLGGALAAFIGFTLPSAMLMYLLAVTSANLLGQSWFDGLIHGLKLLAVVVVMDACLGMFRQFCQHRAARLIMAASTIALLLFGLSWVQFVVLALAAVVGVICLSPAGEAGGKLAGIGWGWLLAFTLFLVGAFYGVEAFSGGSEAWLAAVNFQAGSLVFGGGHVVLPLLEGHFGELMSPDRFLTGYAAAQAIPGPMFTLSTFLGADAATGDAVLGAVIATLAIFLPGFLLLLAFLPAWEGLSQRPRVAGAVAGVNAAVVGLLLSALYQPIWLSAVVGPMDMALVVAGFAALKVLRLPILVLVAGFALIGGVLL from the coding sequence ATGTGGCAGATTTTCGTGCGTTTTTTCATGTTGGGATTGACCAGCTTCGGTGGGCCTGCGGCCCATATCGGTTACTTCAGACACACCTTTGTCAACGAACTCAATTGGGTCGATGAAAAGCGGTTCGGTGCCCTGGTGGCATTGTCGCAGTTTTTGCCCGGGCCCGGTTCCAGCCAGCTGGGATTTGCCATCGGACTCACCCGTGGCGGCCTTGGTGGCGCGCTGGCAGCGTTTATTGGTTTTACCCTGCCATCGGCCATGTTGATGTATCTGCTGGCCGTGACCAGTGCCAATCTGCTGGGGCAGTCCTGGTTTGATGGTCTGATCCACGGACTTAAACTGCTTGCCGTGGTGGTGGTGATGGATGCCTGTCTTGGCATGTTCCGCCAGTTTTGTCAGCACAGGGCAGCAAGACTGATTATGGCTGCCAGCACCATAGCGCTGCTGCTCTTCGGACTCAGTTGGGTGCAGTTTGTTGTACTGGCTCTGGCGGCCGTGGTCGGTGTGATCTGTTTGTCGCCTGCGGGAGAGGCGGGGGGCAAGCTTGCCGGCATCGGCTGGGGCTGGCTGCTGGCCTTTACGCTGTTCCTTGTCGGCGCCTTTTATGGTGTCGAAGCCTTCAGCGGCGGCAGTGAGGCCTGGCTTGCGGCAGTGAACTTTCAGGCTGGCTCTCTGGTGTTCGGCGGTGGCCATGTGGTGCTGCCGCTGCTGGAAGGGCACTTTGGTGAGCTGATGTCGCCGGACAGATTTTTGACTGGCTATGCTGCTGCCCAGGCAATCCCCGGCCCCATGTTTACCCTGTCGACCTTTTTGGGCGCCGATGCAGCGACCGGGGATGCTGTGCTTGGCGCTGTGATTGCGACCCTGGCTATCTTCCTGCCGGGCTTTTTATTGTTGCTGGCGTTTCTTCCCGCCTGGGAGGGCCTGAGCCAACGCCCCAGGGTTGCAGGTGCCGTGGCGGGCGTAAATGCTGCCGTGGTGGGACTGCTGCTCAGTGCGCTCTATCAGCCGATATGGCTCTCTGCTGTGGTGGGTCCCATGGACATGGCACTGGTGGTTGCCGGTTTTGCGGCCTTAAAGGTGCTCAGGTTGCCCATTCTCGTGCTGGTGGCAGGCTTTGCACTGATTGGTGGGGTTTTGCTGTAA